DNA sequence from the Arthrobacter jinronghuae genome:
CTTCCCGACGGACCGGTACGTCCTCGAAGGCGTGGCCCGCGAATGCGGGCTGACCCTGCGCTGGGTGTCCGCCGACTACGCCGGCGGAGTGAGCGCCGAAGCGGTGGCGGCCGCCGTCGGCCCGCAGACGGCGCTGGCCGTGTTCAGCCACGTGGCCTACCGCTCCGGGTACCTTGCCGATTCAGCGGCCATCAACAAAATCGTGCACGACGCCGGCGGGCTGGTCCTGTGGGACCTGTGCCATTCGGTGGGTGCCGTACCCGCCGAGCTGGACGCCGAGGGAGCGGACTACGCCGTCGGCTGCAGCTACAAGTACCTCAACGGCGGCCCGGGCGCACCGGCCTGGGCCTACGTGGCGGCCCGCCATCAGGCGGACTTCTCCCAGCCCATCCAGGGCTGGCTGGGTTCCAGTGACCCGTTCGGCATGGCGCAGGGCTATGTTCCGGCCGAGGGCATCCGCCGCCTGGTCTCCGGCACCCCTCCCATCCTGGGCATGCTCGCCATGCAGGACATGATTGCCCTGCTCCGGGAGACCGGCATGGAGGCAGTGCGCGCGAAGTCGCAGGCGCTTACCGAATACGCTGTCACCGCCGTTGACGCGCTGCTGGCTCCGCGCGGCGTCGTGCTGGCCTCGCCGCGCGATCCGGAGCGCCGCGGCAGCCACATCACCATCGACCATCCGAAGTTCAAAGCAGTGACCGCCGCACTCTGGGAGCAGGGGATCATTCCGGACTACCGCAATCCGGACGGCATCCGACTGGGCCTGTCGCCCCTGTCCACGTCCTTCGTGGAGACGTTCACCGGAATCGAAGCGGTACTGGCCAAGCTCCAGGACTAACAGGCCTCACGCCTGGCCCGCTTTGACCGCCAGGACCGGGCAGGCAGCCTCCAGCAGCACGCGCTGGGACGTGCTGCCAAGGAAAAGCTTCCCTACCGGC
Encoded proteins:
- a CDS encoding kynureninase; the encoded protein is MIDAPGLLVAAKELDAADPLAGYRNRFLPAEGVHAYLDGNSLGRPLRATAENLQDFVSRQWGGRLIRGWDEEWLELPGRIGDALGEVALGAAPGQCIVADSTTVLLYKLARAAVAARPGRTEILLDADNFPTDRYVLEGVARECGLTLRWVSADYAGGVSAEAVAAAVGPQTALAVFSHVAYRSGYLADSAAINKIVHDAGGLVLWDLCHSVGAVPAELDAEGADYAVGCSYKYLNGGPGAPAWAYVAARHQADFSQPIQGWLGSSDPFGMAQGYVPAEGIRRLVSGTPPILGMLAMQDMIALLRETGMEAVRAKSQALTEYAVTAVDALLAPRGVVLASPRDPERRGSHITIDHPKFKAVTAALWEQGIIPDYRNPDGIRLGLSPLSTSFVETFTGIEAVLAKLQD